A window from Branchiostoma floridae strain S238N-H82 chromosome 16, Bfl_VNyyK, whole genome shotgun sequence encodes these proteins:
- the LOC118403697 gene encoding 72 kDa type IV collagenase-like — protein sequence MGNLQLIRALLIVVGLATTMAMEPTKYLTKYGYLDDGMMSKASDMTPTEMDDMVRDAVMLFQEMAHLPMTGRLDEMTMQQMSMPRCGVADLGEFRLTGRKWDKTHLTYRLINTSPQLDRAEVEDAIYRAFRIWEQVTPLRFSRTSGTSDIEISFVQFSHGDGNPFDGRGGTLAHAYFPGTGIGGDAHFDESEQWTVRTARGTNLFIVAAHEFGHSLGLEHSQVLGALMYPFYQGYVEDFQLDYDDILGIQTIYGSNPNPGNGNPNPDPPTTPPSGGEPTPPTGGGNPNPPTGGRPDICNTDIDAISRIRGETWVFKGKYFWRVRDQVSGPWLTSSFWRGLPEHLDRIDGIYERPDYKILIFKGRRYWVFDANILESGPHYISDLGLPSHLDAVMPWRSNGRTYFFKGNQYWRYNEAEGRVDSGYPRALSIWRGIPTDSIDAAVQHDDGYAYFFKGQDFYKMAERTITVLRGYPKRAAQDYFGCRPDSFSSGPGFAPMFAGSVQPAGLLYHAEGHCEWEQHICDLLIRMEGGETDPLAP from the exons ATGGGAAATCTTCAGCTTATTCGGGCACTGCTAATTGTCGTTGGGCTAGCGACGACTATGGCTATGGAACCGACG AAATACCTGACGAAGTACGGTTACCTTGACGACGGCATGATGAGTAAAGCTAGCGACATGACCCCCACCGAAATGGACGACATGGTCAGGGATGCCGTCATGCTGTTCCAGGAAATGGCGCACCTCCCCATGACAG GGAGACTGGACGAGATGACCATGCAGCAGATGTCCATGCCGCGGTGTGGCGTGGCTGACCTGGGCGAGTTCAGACTGACCGGCCGGAAGTGGGACAAGACCCACCTGACCTACCGCCTGATTAACACCAGTCCGCAGCTGGACAGGGCAGAGGTGGAGGACGCCATCTACCGGGCATTCAGG ATATGGGAACAAGTGACGCCTCTCCGGTTCAGTAGAACATCCGGGACCTCCGATATCGAGATCTCGTTTGTCCAGTTCAGTCACGGGGACGGCAACCCTTTCGACGGGCGGGGAGGGACTCTTGCGCATGCGTACTTCCCCGGGACGGGAATCGGCGGAGACGCTCATTTTGACGAGTCTGAACAGTGGACGGTCAGGACGGCACGAG GTACGAACCTGTTCATCGTGGCAGCTCATGAGTTCGGCCACAGCCTGGGTCTGGAGCACTCGCAGGTGCTGGGGGCGCTCATGTACCCGTTCTACCAGGGGTACGTGGAAGATTTCCAGCTCGACTATGACGACATCCTCGGCATCCAAACAATCTACG GGTCCAACCCTAACCCAGGTAACGGCAACCCCAATCCGGACCCTCCGACAACGCCTCCTAGCGGAGGTGAGCCAACTCCACCCACAGGTGGCGGTAACCCCAACCCACCCACCGGCGGCAGACCTGACATCTGCAACACTGACATCGACGCTATCTCACGTATCAGGGGAGAAACTTGGGTCTTCAAGGGCAA GTACTTCTGGCGCGTGCGTGACCAGGTGTCCGGTCCATGGCTGACCAGTAGCTTCTGGAGGGGCCTGCCTGAACATCTGGACCGCATCGACGGCATCTACGAACGGCCTGACTACAAGATACTCATCTTTAAAG GCCGCCGTTACTGGGTGTTTGACGCTAACATTCTTGAGAGCGGGCCGCACTACATCTCCGACCTCGGCCTGCCCAGCCACCTTGACGCCGTCATGCCTTGGAGGAGCAACGGAAGGACATACTTTTTCAAG GGAAACCAGTATTGGCGTTATAACGAGGCAGAAGGCCGGGTGGATTCTGGGTACCCGCGAGCCTTGAGCATCTGGAGGGGGATACCCACAGATAGTATCGACGCTGCAGTTCAACATGATGATG GATACGCCTACTTCTTTAAGGGACAAGACTTCTACAAGATGGCAGAGCGAACCATCACCGTCTTACGGGGTTACCCTAAGAGGGCTGCCCAGGACTACTTCGGCTGTCGGCCCGACTCCTTCTCCAGTGGACCCGGCTTCGCACCTATGTTCGCTGGTTCCGTCCAACCCGCAG GCCTGTTGTACCACGCCGAAGGACACTGCGAGTGGGAGCAGCACATTTGTGACCTGCTGATTCGCATGGAAGGCGGAGAAACAGATCCTTTAGCTCCTTAA
- the LOC118403688 gene encoding melanoregulin-like (The sequence of the model RefSeq protein was modified relative to this genomic sequence to represent the inferred CDS: added 24 bases not found in genome assembly): MAEAAPEGRRRRTRRHRVIGPDDAILEDGGLISMLTCCFRGEPSMLRDERLEEKQPLLTRDRGDSIHYYDQLPARRLKDDDLNIWHDPQDRTHMETDEDLELYNLIRRRDECPRGSDEWSHLNFDIHTVRTRRREIRDRWVKILEMLGFDDLQEIDNILTVTAVTKETISQGAKDLFNELSEESSIFGVSSTKPARYLYVLERLIHIDLAQTFVETAKQLYPSSLVVSCCHGRATPIPGKPVLMATTPGGHHVKVMRKVPGHPVRVQSSSPKVRQKDHNSLNTCTGDYVSIPTRKRSGSPQTSDYSSGEDNTP, from the exons ATGGCAGAAGCTGCACCCGAGGGGAGAAGGCGTCGAACGAGGAGACACAGAGTCATAGGGCCGGacgacgccatcttggaagaTGGCGGCCTGATTTCCATGTTGACTTGCTGTTTCCGGGGAGAACCGTCAATGCTGAGAGATGAGAGACTGGA AGACCGAGGCGACAGCATTCACTATTATGATCAGCTTCCCGCCAGGAGACTGAAGGATGACGACCTCAACATCTGGCACGACCCCCAAGACCGCACGCACATGGAGACTGATGAGGACCTGGAACTCTACAACCTCATCAGGCGGCGAGACGAGTGTCCTAGGGGGTCAGAT GAGTGGAGTCACCTGAACTTTGACATTCACACCGTGCGCACGCGCAGAAGAGAGATCAGGGACCGATGGGTCAAGATTCTTGAAATGTTAG GTTTTGACGACCTGCAAGAAATTGACAACATCCTGACGGTGACAGCCGTTACCAAGGAAACCATCAGTCAGGGCGCGAAAGATCTGTTCAATGAGCTGTCAGAGGAGTCTTCCATATTTGGAGTGTCCTCGACTAAGCCAGCCAGATATCTTTACGTtttg GAGCGCCTGATACACATCGACCTCGCCCAGACATTTGTGGAGACGGCCAAACAGCTCTACCCCAGCTCCCTGGTCGtgtcgtgttgccatggcagagCCACGCCCATCCCAGGCAAACCTGTCCTCATGGCGACGACCCCTGGCGGACACCACGTGAAAGTCATGCGGAAAGTCCCTGGTCACCCTGTACGCGTTCAGTCGTCTTCTCCAAAGGTGCGCCAGAAAGATCATAATTCTCTGAACACGTGCACAGGAGATTATGTTTCCATCCCGACAAGAAAAAGGTCCGGCAGTCCCCAAACTTCAGACTATTCCAGTGGAGAAGACAACaccccatga
- the LOC118403687 gene encoding serum paraoxonase/arylesterase 2-like yields the protein MAVLSAVVVNHVAKIISASGMLKHVYNHVPGTCRLVPGVEQGSEDIALTSSGLAFISSGILPPGFILDPVYFSFQQRILVFDFKNPTKGAKEVQIVPQSVKEDFMPHGLSVYEDKSGQVRLFVVNHGKGYKDRVEIFRFDSDSNSLHHIESVKHPLPYSLNDIVATGPDSFYATNDKYSTGLYSKMAETWLLLPWSNVVYYSGGEAIIVADGLLYANGVNLSPDGKLVYVANPTAAAVTVYHRHDDNTLLFSHDIILHTGVDNICVDPANGDLWVGAIPRPIDFSVHMQNASHPCGSQVLRIENPAGENSSITEMFSDDGRAGLWGSSVGCYHNKQLLIGTVNHRLMHCTVDVPL from the coding sequence ATGGCGGTGTTGTCAGCAGTGGTGGTGAATCATGTAGCAAAGATCATCTCTGCATCAGGGATGTTGAAGCACGTGTATAACCACGTGCCGGGCACATGTCGGCTTGTTCCCGGGGTAGAGCAGGGTTCAGAAGACATCGCACTGACCTCGTCTGGACTGGCGTTCATATCGTCAGGTATACTGCCGCCTGGCTTCATTCTGGACCCTGTCTACTTCTCCTTTCAACAGAGAATTCTTGTGTTTGACTTTAAGAACCCCACCAAGGGAGCCAAGGAAGTTCAGATCGTTCCCCAGAGCGTTAAAGAAGACTTCATGCCGCACGGTCTTAGCGTTTACGAAGACAAGTCGGGACAAGTTCGGCTCTTTGTCGTGAACCATGGCAAAGGTTACAAAGACAGAGTGGAGATCTTTCGATTCGACTCCGACTCAAACAGCCTGCATCACATCGAGTCTGTCAAGCACCCACTTCCGTACAGCCTGAATGACATTGTGGCCACGGGACCTGATAGTTTTTACGCCACCAATGACAAGTACAGCACTGGTTTATACAGCAAGATGGCGGAGACTTGGCTTCTACTCCCGTGGTCCAATGTTGTCTACTACAGCGGCGGGGAGGCAATCATCGTGGCCGACGGCTTACTGTACGCTAACGGTGTCAACCTCTCGCCCGACGGCAAGCTCGTTTATGTTGCAAACCCCACCGCTGCGGCGGTGACCGTATATCACCGACATGACGACAACACTCTACTGTTCAGCCATGACATAATACTACACACAGGTGTTGATAATATCTGTGTGGACCCTGCCAACGGGGATCTGTGGGTAGGGGCTATCCCTAGACCAATCGATTTTTCCGTACACATGCAAAACGCGTCCCATCCGTGCGGCTCCCAGGTGCTGCGGATAGAGAACCCGGCGGGGGAGAACTCCAGTATCACCGAGATGTTCTCTGACGACGGACGTGCCGGGTTATGGGGGTCAAGCGTGGGATGTTATCACAACAAGCAGCTACTGATCGGCACGGTTAACCACAGACTCATGCACTGTACAGTTGACGTGCCTCTGTAG
- the LOC118403135 gene encoding sulfotransferase 1C4-like isoform X2 → MTSLSLRIPNQVIYVARNPKDLAVSYYHFHFLCTTIKTPTSWEQFLQEFVSGEVCTGPWHNHVLGWWEQKDNPNVLFLKYEDLQKNTRKQVEKVAEFLQWPVTPEVIDKVVEQSTFQNMATNPNTNKVSGKEAKAGIFDSSKGTFFRKGVVGDWKSHFSDEQSQWFDNFYQEKLGPTGLHFDFE, encoded by the exons ATGACGTCTTTATCATTACGTATCCCAAATCAG GTTATCTACGTCGCCAGGAACCCAAAAGACCTTGCAGTGTCCTACTATCACTTCCACTTTCTGTGTACAACTATCAAGACCCCCACATCCTGGGAACAGTTTCTACAGGAATTTGTAAGCGGAGAAG TGTGTACTGGGCCATGGCACAACCACGTGCTGGGTTGGTGGGAACAGAAGGACAACCCAAACGTGCTGTTTCTGAAGTACGAGGACCTACAGAAG AACACCCGGAAGCAGGTGGAGAAAGTGGCAGAATTCCTGCAGTGGCCCGTGACCCCGGAAGTGATTGACAAGGTCGTTGAACAGAGCACATTCCAGAACATGGCCACAAACCCTAACACGAACAAAGTTTCAGGGAAGGAGGCCAAAGCAGGGATATTCGACTCCTCCAAGGGAACTTTCTTTAGAAAAG GTGTAGTTGGTGACTGGAAGTCTCACTTCAGTGACGAACAGAGCCAATGGTTTGACAACTTCTACCAGGAGAAACTGGGACCAACTGGACTTCACTTTGACTTTGAATGA